DNA from Bacteroidales bacterium:
AGCATGTTTTGCTCAATATATTTCTGTATGCTTGGTTGGGTTTCCATTTCACTTCCGAAATGAAATATTGCCGGTTGATCAACTTTTTGATATAAGTATACAAATGTAGAATTATTGAAATTCTTACATTTAGGTTCGATGTATGGAATTTTTAAAGGTAATGTATATTTTACTTTTATTGGATGTCCTCTGAGATCTCCAGGTGTCCAATCCGGCAATAAGTTCAATACTCTTACTATCTCATTTTCTATGAGTGTATCTTTCATATACCAGTCAAACCGTTGAAAACTAACTGAATTAGTTTCGCAGTTGATCACTTTTCCTTCAGTGTCGACAGTAAAGGATGCCATGATTTTACCCTGTTTTACATGAGTATTCAGAATCTTAAAATCCAGATGCGATTCAATAAAGCACCACAGCGAATCTTCACCGCCCGGAAATAAAGGTGATGTTTCTATCAGATCGATTAATCCCTCATCGTCCTGTGAAAATGCAGGAAGAGAAAACGTTAATGAAATCACGAGAAATAATATAAGTTTTCTCTTTAACATATTTATTGTTTCAATCCGCTTAAAACCCGGGCAATTTGATGAAATAAAAGTTCTCCGGGTAAAGATAGCGAATTACTTAAATTTGTATCTACCAACCAACACATTTTCTAGCGTCGAAGTTGGATCGTGCAAT
Protein-coding regions in this window:
- a CDS encoding energy transducer TonB produces the protein MLKRKLILFLVISLTFSLPAFSQDDEGLIDLIETSPLFPGGEDSLWCFIESHLDFKILNTHVKQGKIMASFTVDTEGKVINCETNSVSFQRFDWYMKDTLIENEIVRVLNLLPDWTPGDLRGHPIKVKYTLPLKIPYIEPKCKNFNNSTFVYLYQKVDQPAIFHFGSEMETQPSIQKYIEQNMLWPSDDDCFGNVYIRTIIDEKGKLSDFTIIRGLDSCRGFNDEALRLVRSMPPWSPAILEGKPVKSYIVIPISFRIR